In a single window of the Rhodamnia argentea isolate NSW1041297 chromosome 2, ASM2092103v1, whole genome shotgun sequence genome:
- the LOC115735426 gene encoding ethylene-responsive transcription factor ERF020 — protein MSSSSSEEPRNNNAKYAGVRRRKWGKWVSEIRVPGTQERLWLGSYATPEGAAVAHDIASYCLRGPSCLDKLNFPALLPPSARPGMSPTSVQRAASDAGMAVDAQHITRRPNEEADGTSAGHHPRADGTHAGLECAHGSEACSGTWEGRGGDHGLSISVDDYL, from the coding sequence ATGAGCAGCTCGTCGTCCGAGGAGCCCCGGAACAACAACGCTAAGTACGCCGGAGTCCGCCGCAGGAAGTGGGGCAAGTGGGTGTCCGAGATCCGTGTCCCCGGCACGCAAGAGCGGCTCTGGCTCGGCTCCTACGCCACCCCCGAGGGCGCCGCGGTCGCCCACGACATCGCCTCCTACTGCCTCCGCGGGCCCTCCTGCCTCGACAAGCTCAACTTCCCCGCCCTTCTGCCGCCCAGCGCGCGGCCCGGCATGTCCCCGACGTCGGTCCAGAGGGCCGCCTCGGACGCCGGCATGGCGGTCGACGCGCAGCACATCACCAGGAGGCCGAACGAGGAAGCGGACGGGACGAGCGCTGGCCACCACCCCAGGGCCGACGGCACGCACGCCGGTTTGGAATGCGCGCACGGGAGTGAGGCCTGTTCCGGGACCTGGGAAGGGAGAGGAGGAGATCACGGATTGAGCATTTCGGTGGATGACTACTTGTGA